CGCGCGCTACGTGAAGCTGTACGCGTTCCAGCGGGCCACCCCGTACGGCTACTCGCTGTGGGAGGTGGGCGTCTACTGACGCACGGCGGCTGCTGCACGGCTGCCGGCGGCTGCTGAGCGGAACGGCTGCTGCACGGCTGCCGGCGGTCACTGCCGGACGATCGGCACGACCTGGCCGATCAGCAGCCGCAGCGCCTCCCGGTCCACCGTGGCCGGGTCCTCGGCCAGCCAGTCGCCGATCTCCTCGACGAACTGGGCGGGCGTCATCGGCGGCACGATGGCGTCCGCCGGTTCCTCGGTGGTCACCCCGCCCGCGCGGCTCGGGTACACCAGCAGCGCGGTCCGGATCTCCAGCCACGGCAGCAGCTTGCGGTACACCGCGAGGCTGCGCGGCATCCGCATCCCGCCGCCCCGGAACGGGTGGCCGTTGCGCCACACCGTGCCGTCGTCCTCGGCCTCGTAGTGGCCGGGCAGCCAGGACTTCGACTCGATCAGCACCAGCCGCCGCCCGCACAGCACGGCGTGGTCGACGTCGGCGAACACCGAGCCCGGCCAGGCCAGGCCGTGGAAGATCCGCGCGCCGGGCAACCGGGTCAGGTACCGGCTGAGCAGGTCGGCGGTGAGCTGTTCGCAGACCCGGTCGTCGGTGGTCCCGTGCACCACCGACGTGTCGTGGTCCAGCGTGAACGCCCGGTCGGCCCGGACCGCCGC
This genomic window from Saccharothrix sp. HUAS TT1 contains:
- a CDS encoding DnaJ domain-containing protein, whose protein sequence is MRGVDYYELLGVGRNASEAEIKSAYRSLAKVMHPDAGGSSGTFRMLQEAYDTLRDPARRRDYDRGWSFTRPGSRPSSPTRPPRSGRTGRLRNFGDDPDFVPPKPAVDLGGLAWWHLVDVAQRVRYAPTAGPGHAPALAAVCGWFFLLLPVVVIDFSPLALGVWLVLVAAAAAVAFRLARRYLAAVRADRAFTLDHDTSVVHGTTDDRVCEQLTADLLSRYLTRLPGARIFHGLAWPGSVFADVDHAVLCGRRLVLIESKSWLPGHYEAEDDGTVWRNGHPFRGGGMRMPRSLAVYRKLLPWLEIRTALLVYPSRAGGVTTEEPADAIVPPMTPAQFVEEIGDWLAEDPATVDREALRLLIGQVVPIVRQ